One genomic region from Pseudomonadota bacterium encodes:
- a CDS encoding tetratricopeptide repeat protein — protein sequence MRAQARRYANRDAWIEGRRFFETRVEQYPLDAQARAHLAFFVVKESRYDTQRALRLLDEAIALDPGCAIAWVYKSMVLGTLLDESGAREALERAEAAGALEEDVVRTRAWNALDVWKLDEAIAGFEHLVEICAESSSCVLLATAFLQAGKHDDARRWALAAVEREPDDFRGHAYAGIAVLAQGSVAEARAHLEQAAALAPDSPMVAHALGMAALREGDLTRAERHLRAAVRIDPLYVTSQRALADLCARDGRTAEARRHYEAALAVFPGYVEARAGLEALPGEE from the coding sequence ATGCGTGCACAGGCCCGACGCTACGCCAATCGTGACGCGTGGATCGAGGGACGGCGGTTCTTTGAGACCCGGGTCGAGCAGTACCCACTCGACGCGCAGGCGCGAGCGCATCTCGCCTTCTTCGTGGTGAAGGAGAGCCGTTATGACACCCAGCGGGCCCTCCGCCTCCTCGACGAGGCCATCGCGCTCGACCCAGGCTGCGCGATAGCGTGGGTCTACAAGAGCATGGTGCTGGGCACCCTTCTCGACGAATCGGGCGCGCGGGAAGCCCTCGAGCGCGCCGAGGCAGCAGGGGCTCTCGAAGAGGATGTGGTGCGGACCCGGGCGTGGAATGCCCTCGACGTGTGGAAGCTGGACGAGGCCATTGCGGGATTCGAGCATCTTGTGGAGATCTGCGCCGAGTCGTCGAGCTGCGTGCTGCTCGCCACCGCCTTCCTCCAGGCGGGAAAGCACGATGATGCGCGCCGCTGGGCACTGGCCGCGGTGGAGCGCGAGCCCGATGACTTTCGCGGTCACGCCTATGCCGGTATCGCGGTACTGGCCCAGGGCAGCGTCGCAGAGGCGCGGGCGCATCTGGAACAGGCCGCGGCACTTGCGCCCGACTCACCGATGGTGGCCCACGCCCTGGGCATGGCGGCGCTGCGCGAGGGCGATCTGACGCGCGCAGAGCGCCACCTGCGCGCGGCTGTGCGCATCGATCCGCTCTACGTGACATCGCAGCGCGCGCTCGCCGATCTGTGTGCGCGCGACGGCCGAACAGCAGAGGCGCGTCGGCACTACGAGGCGGCCCTCGCGGTCTTCCCCGGATATGTGGAGGCGCGGGCTGGACTCGAGGCGCTGCCTGGCGAGGAGTGA